The Mercurialis annua linkage group LG7, ddMerAnnu1.2, whole genome shotgun sequence genome includes the window GTAAAAAATTAAGTGAAGAAAGAAATTGCAGAGAGAGACAGAGAGGTGAGTTCTTATCAATCAAGGCTTTTCTGATGACTGATGAATGAGTGTGGAATAAGGAAGAGCTGTGCtttctataatttaaaatatagctCTTAAAATTTACCAAACGCATGCGAGTTGGTAAGGCGTTTTATTAGCTTAAATGAGTCGATTCAAATTTTACTCATATATGTAGCtagctaaaattttattttcagcaAAACATCTATCTGATTCCAatgaaaattaatcaaatataaaaaacttTAAGATACCGTCTTATAATTAGAATCGGTCTAAAACATTTAATGTacctttatttaaaataaagatataGCTTTATAATATTAAGCTTCCATCAAATAGGTTTTAAAGAATTACTGATTTAATATAATCAATCATTTTTTACATGCAAAATGTTAGAGTTGACACATGATTACAAAACCATTCATACTCAAgccttattttattttggtcattagttttattttaattattaaattttaatttgattttaacatGATTATATacatgataattaatttttatcacACGGCAATCAATTTTTGCTAGTACATGACAATTTTTCAAGTAAAGTCGTTAAAAAGGAACTTTTTACGAATGTATTTATGAGTTCATTACCatgtatttttcttttgtttaaatACTTCAtgcttaaataatattaaaatataacaacgaaaaatgtgattattaacataaaataaagtGAAAATTTAGCAACTCCAAAAATCAATTACTCTGATAAaactatagttttttttgtGACAAATGAATATTCTAATACTTCTGCAAATTTACATTGcagaaataatataatattcagTTGAAAAAGTGATTAGGGAAAGGAAGGGAGAAATCCAAATAATAAGGAAAATACATATATTAATGGATCTCAAAATCTTTCTAATTAGCACTTTTTACTGTTAAAATCACGTCAACGTTATTTAGCTACattataaaaaagaataaaattagctAACCTAAGGAaggttttaattgttgaatattaaagACTAAAGTTTTAGACTTAAATTAGTTGTTCTCCATAAAAAAAATGGCCAAatattgtaaaaaggccaaatctttcataaaagtttcacaaaagttctgacctttcaattttgtcgattttggccaaaaactgattatttggtttcacaaaagtcctgatctttcaattttgtcgattttggccaaaaatggattatttggtttcacaaaagttctgacctttcaatatttggcatgccatataggcgtcacataggcgccacataggcaaattgaaatcaaattgagagttggtcacaattgaaaccaaataatttatttttggccaaaatcgataaaattgaaagatcataatttttataaaatttttgtgaaaggtttggcctttttaatacatttggcaaaaaaaatcacatatttgaGGGATTAATTATGTACTCTTAATCATTTATAAGAAAAATTTTGTATTCTTAATCAATCTTACTCTATCTAGATTCTGGAGTAGTTTAGTTGGTCagtccatttttaattttagttggaAGCGTAGCTAATTTATATTCTGCCTTCTGTCTCAAGGAACATTCCATAAACTTATCCTAGAATCTCATAAAGATTAATTTAGTTTGTTAGATTTGTATAATAATAGatggaataataataataatttattttctatattattaGTTCTTCTCAAAATATTCTTTAACAATAAACAAAATAGAACCACGTGTACGGACGAAATTAAGCAAAGATTATGTGCAGTGGTGACAGTGACTGCAGACGATAATACGCCATCACGTGCCTCCCGTGTCCCAGATCTCGGAGCTGTGGCTCCCACAAAATGAAATTACACGTGTAAGTTGTAAATGGCCTGATGAGATGGAAACAAAGTTTTAATCATAAAGTGATATAATCAGGACCGTCAATTTCTATAACAGTCAACGTGAGAAATAATGAAGTGGGGTCGGGTCATAGGTGGCCCGTGCAAGTGCTTGGGCTCTCTCACGTGAAACTACCCTTTTCGCCTGCCTGACATCCTTTCTCTTCTTTTGATGGGTTTGGGCTTTTTAAACCCAAACTCCCTGGGtccacttttttctttttcattgaaTTGATAACATAGCCCCACTTGGTGGGACCACATaccttttttaattgtttaagctGATTTGAAAACGGAAATTTTTCTTATTGGATTGTGGAATTATCATACTCGGATATGAAAATTAGCTAGTTGTTATTCGAAATGTTAATGGGCCGGTTTGGACAGGCTTGAGCCGGACTTGATCGAGCTTGACTTGTTTAAAGGTGAGTTTGAATTTGGCCCGAGTCCGGTTCCGATTTCAAATATACTAACCAAGTCCGGCCTATATACTATTTTTGTGGTTTGGGGCCAGACTTGAGCcgtttatattaatatttataatattcaaaGTTCAAACTCGCTCataaaataagaattttttttcgaGTTCGGGcaaatttagaattaaaatcATTGTCCGAATCTTACTCAAAGCGTACGGGCCTAGGTAGCTTGACGAATACTGAGACCCACGAACATGTCTAGGTGTTATGTGCTTGTCATGTACAATTGCCCAATTAGTGACTAATTTCATATGCACAAATAGTGACGTATAACTGAGTCGAGCCAATATTGAATTATTCGAGatcgatttaaaaaatatttcaaatcgaTCTCATGTTAATCAAATCGAGTTTGAAATTTTGGAGTTaaatatcaaatcaaaatttaaattatttaaaaatcaagatACATAACTCGATAAATTCGTTAGTCcaattgaattttgattaatttacttTTACTTATAATatacttaatattaaatttgatttgtaaATATTAATACAGATAATTGAAGGTAGTCGAGTTAACATTGCGTCTCAAATATTATCAAATTAGAGTTTGAACTTTTAAACTAAAACTCAATGGAATTCAAATCGAAtttcaaactttaaattttaaaattaaattttattttaatttaacaatATTTTAATAGTCAGGTTAAATTTAAACTAGGTAGTATTTTGACAAGAGATGCTCAATATCATTAAACCCAGTGTACAAtgtaaagaaaacaaaattatatattacaAATGCAACGaataaaaacaagaaaactatgacatttcaaaatgaattatCATAAGCAAAGTTGTATGCGGCTACAAGGTTTGTCTAACAACACAACAGTGGCTACAAAGCTCTTTTTCTCCTTCCTCTTCCATGGGCTCAAAGCTCCTCCACCCGTATTCATTTGCTGATGTGTCAAACACGTGGACTGCGGAACTCGTTCTCGAGATCTCACCTGGCATTCTATACCCTGCCAAGAAGTACAAGTGTGTCCCGATGGGTGCCATGGTAAGGTATAGCCTTCGCACGGGTGGCCAATCCGCCTCTGTGGCATCTGACGTGGAAATAGGGGATGATAGTGTTTGCAAATGTGAACCGTCCACTTCATTCCACATATTCAGTTTCTTATCATATAATTCAATATGACCTTTCCAAGCATTTAAGCAATCACCAGAGCTGAATAAAGTTCCATTCACTGCCACTATTTGATTAGGTGGCACATCTAGTTTCCACATCCCTAACATAACATCCCACTTGTCCCGCTCCGAATCGTACACCTCAGCAGAACTTCTTTCTAGTGTGTGCCACGGCGCTTCCCTGTTGGACTCACCTCCCCAAGCAAAACCTCCTACCACATGAATTTTCCCTTGCCATGTCACTCCGACACATTTGTACCTAAATGTACTCATATCAGGCAGCGGCTTCCACTCATCAAGGGTGGGATCATACACCTCAGCGGACGAAATTCCACGCGGACAATCAAGCTCACTCTTCCCACCCGCCACATAGATTTTATCGCCACTCACTGTACAAGCAAAATCGAACCTCGGAATACCTAACGATGCGCATTTTGACCATTCATTGCCACGTGTATTATAACATAGTACCGATGATTGTACTTCAACGTCCACTTCATCTTGAACACTACCACCAGCTGGCAACTTACGGCAAAGTCTGCCACCGATTACGTAAACTGAGTCAGCAATTGTGACCATGGAAAAATCTTTGAGCACATGATTATGAATCAGACCGGGAATTTTACCGACATGGTGCCATGCATTAATTGAAGAATCGTAACACTCTAACCAGTTCGACGTATAATTGGTGTCTCTACGgcaaaacgacgcgtaaatgcAATGATTCTGTTCTTGCTGAGGAGAAAGAGAACCCATAATAGAGCAAATCTTGAAGAATTTGGGGGAAATTGCAAGATTGGAGTTAATAGGATATTATAGAGATTAAAATTTGGAGAAAACTAGGGAATGTGAGTTGTTAGTATCGAACATTATGAAGTTAAAGATTGAAGAAATCTAAGAAGTTTCTTGTTGTTTGGTCTGAATCAGAGTGTTTTGATGATGACAAGTAATTAACATTGGAAATTAAGTACAGTGAGAGGTGGTTAATGGAAACAAATCTTGTTAAATTTCTAGATTCGTTCTATTACGTTAATTAATTAACTTGCACTTTTCTTTTGTTATGTTTATCTTATGTTTAGTACCTTAAATTAATTAGCGAAATGAATTTATTCTTTACATTATCTGCAACTATAACTAATGTGCATCTCTAAGTTCATCGAGAAATTGTGGGTCGAATCAGGCCTCTATAACTGACAACTAATAattgaaattctaaaaaaatgattagaaaaaattaaaaaattgtaatttacaGATTGTAGCtactataaataatttaaattattatttatattcatttagGTTTTCGAAGAATATTCGTGGGGATAAAATATATGGGACCATTTACATTACTGAGAGCAGCAGAATTCTGCAAGACACTGCCATCtccttttacaatttttatgcATAAACCGACTCTTCATTAAATTATCAGATTTAGACTCTTAAATATCTGGACTTTCTTGCCAGATTCATTGTTTCCTCTGAAGCTATGTTTGacaattttgtaattaatttttgacTAAAGATTTTGAAGTctataaattcttaaattaggCAGATACAATTTCTGGATTTTATAAATACCCCAattcaatatatttttcaatttgataatttgctaattcaatttttaaatttttattctattaAAAACATATATCAAACAAATACTTTCAGTCATTTTTCAATCATCAAACAACCGAACAACTAATAGGAaaataacttcaatttttttattatacatatttaattatttgtttattaatatGACAAATAAATTAAGCCGATAtaagatatttttatatttttagtaatcCAGTGACATAAAAACAGCTAAAATATTTGTTTGCTATATCTTAGTTAAAATactcattaaaaaattaaagttaaaaattgaaaagtaattttaaaaaattcaaacattacaTATGTAAAT containing:
- the LOC126657474 gene encoding uncharacterized protein LOC126657474, encoding MGSLSPQQEQNHCIYASFCRRDTNYTSNWLECYDSSINAWHHVGKIPGLIHNHVLKDFSMVTIADSVYVIGGRLCRKLPAGGSVQDEVDVEVQSSVLCYNTRGNEWSKCASLGIPRFDFACTVSGDKIYVAGGKSELDCPRGISSAEVYDPTLDEWKPLPDMSTFRYKCVGVTWQGKIHVVGGFAWGGESNREAPWHTLERSSAEVYDSERDKWDVMLGMWKLDVPPNQIVAVNGTLFSSGDCLNAWKGHIELYDKKLNMWNEVDGSHLQTLSSPISTSDATEADWPPVRRLYLTMAPIGTHLYFLAGYRMPGEISRTSSAVHVFDTSANEYGWRSFEPMEEEGEKELCSHCCVVRQTL